Proteins from one Malaya genurostris strain Urasoe2022 chromosome 2, Malgen_1.1, whole genome shotgun sequence genomic window:
- the LOC131431343 gene encoding uroporphyrinogen-III synthase-like, translating to MKKVVILKSENDNSEVYTALLQKAGFEPVFIPTLDFCFKNLDILRDRLLSPYKYSGLIFTSPRSITAVRDALGGHRLKDDWKTLENYCVGEPSHDLILTSLELETKGQHSGNASNLADVMKTDLYNKTITLPFLFPCGNLKQDVLQNKLSEYGYSIDCVEVYETIPHEDLELSLINLFRDSAAPDFLLFFSPSGIDYCGAIFERHKLNHSGCKIVAIGPSTKKAIENKGYTVHRTAEKPSPEYVVSALLDS from the coding sequence ATGAAAAAAGTTGTGATTCTCAAGTCCGAAAACGACAACAGTGAAGTGTACACCGCACTGCTGCAGAAAGCCGGCTTCGAGCCCGTTTTTATTCCAACGTTAGATTTTTGCTTTAAGAATCTCGACATTCTGCGAGATCGATTGTTGTCGCCGTACAAATACTCCGGGCTGATTTTCACCAGTCCTCGAAGCATAACTGCGGTACGGGATGCGCTCGGAGGGCATAGACTGAAAGACGATTGGAAAACGTTGGAGAATTACTGTGTCGGCGAACCGTCCCATGATCTTATTCTGACCTCACTGGAACTGGAAACTAAAGGGCAGCATTCGGGAAATGCCAGTAACCTAGCGGATGTGATGAAAACGGACCTGTACAATAAAACCATAACACTACCGTTTCTGTTTCCTTGTGGAAACCTGAAACAAGATGTTTTGCAAAACAAATTATCAGAATATGGTTATTCGATAGATTGCGttgaagtgtatgaaactatcccCCATGAAGATCTGGAACTCAGTTTGATCAATTTATTTCGCGATAGTGCCGCTCCAGATTtcctcttgtttttcagtccctCTGGCATCGACTACTGTGGGGCCATTTTTGAGCGACACAAACTGAATCACAGCGGTTGTAAGATTGTAGCTATCGGGCCTAGTACCAAGAAGGCAATTGAAAACAAAGGCTACACAGTACACAGGACTGCAGAGAAACCCTCGCCCGAGTATGTCGTTAGTGCTTTACTAGATTCCTAA